Proteins encoded within one genomic window of Triticum aestivum cultivar Chinese Spring chromosome 2D, IWGSC CS RefSeq v2.1, whole genome shotgun sequence:
- the LOC123054791 gene encoding U11/U12 small nuclear ribonucleoprotein 25 kDa protein isoform X2, translating into MDSAGASKAEEEVAAYQSSEAKQARLQSMLAALLDDPILADVPRKPSLADVDTLINLELGSAMRVTVVKLDNTSFDVAVLNTATLKDLKLAIRKKITEIEQGQMGHRHISWFVSHRTSCRGCIRSILGEENTVSSTGLAGGCDPTS; encoded by the exons ATGGACTCGGCGGGAGCGTCGaaggccgaggaggaggtggccgctTACCAGAGCAGCGAGGCCAAGCAGGCGAGGCTGCAGTCCATGCTCGCGGCGCTCCTCGACGACCCCATTCTGGCCGACGTCCCGAGGAAGCCCTCGCTGGCGGACGTGGACACGCTCATCAACCTCGAGCTCGGCAGCGCCATGAGGGTGACCGTCGTCAAGCTGGACAACACCTCGTTCG ACGTCGCGGTGTTGAACACGGCTACGCTCAAGGATTTGAAGCTGGCTATCAGGAAGAAGATAACTGAGATAGAGCAAGGCCAGATGGGCCATCGTCACATCTCATG GTTTGTTTCTCACCGCACGTCATGTCGAGGGTGCATCAGAAGCATTCTAGGAGAAGAAAACACCGTTTCTTCCACGGGCTTAGCAGGAGGATGTGATCCCACCTCGTGA
- the LOC123050233 gene encoding WUSCHEL-related homeobox 1-like, whose product MDKQSVVWRQQQHQHHQASGAAGGNAVAGAGAAATTTTAPVRPSSARWTPTPEQVKILKDLYYDCGIRSPTAEQIQRIAARLRQYGRIEGKNVFYWFQNHKARERQKKRLGVDVNASPLAATAADVLALSPSGAAAGLYGAGNCGGRGAAVHPDASATTTCWGDSTLQDYMGARSTVGAGSHGGATTAPTPWPAAGFPFSTNQTPPMPPPRELPLFPTGGGRQESADEFHGGSYHLQPNNSPWWGAAAAAASNTNAMSVFHHQHHHQLQQEEQPQHSFYGSGNHQQMMMMPVQDAGTSLELTLRAPYM is encoded by the exons ATGGACAAGCAGAGCGTCGTGTGGAGACAGCAGCAGCACCAGCACCACCAGGCCAGCGGCGCGGCGGGCGGGAATGCCGTCGCTGGCGCCggtgcggcggcgacgacgacgaccgcGCCCGTCCGGCCGAGCAGCGCGCGGTGGACGCCGACGCCGGAGCAGGTCAAGATCCTCAAGGACCTCTACTACGACTGTGGCATCCGGTCGCCCACGGCGGAGCAGATCCAGCGGATCGCGGCCCGGCTCCGGCAGTACGGCCGGATCGAGGGCAAGAACGTCTTCTACTGGTTCCAGAACCACAAGGCCCGCGAGCGCCAGAAGAAGCGCCTCGGCGTCGACGTCAACGCCTCccccctcgccgccaccgccgccgacgtccTCGCCCTCTCCCCCTCCG GTGCGGCGGCCGGCTTGTACGGCGCCGGCAACTGCGGCGGTCGCGGCGCGGCCGTCCACCCGGATGCGAGCGCTACTACCACTTGCTGGGGGGACAGCACCCTGCAG GACTACATGGGCGCGAGGAGCACGGTGGGAGCGGGCAGCCACGGCGGCGCCACCACAGCACCTACGCCGTGGCCAGCTGCGGGCTTCCCTTTCTCCACCAACCAGACGCCGCCAATGCCGCCGCCGCGGGAGCTCCCGCTCTTCCCGACCGGCGGAGGCCGGCAAGAAAGCGCGGACGAGTTCCACGGCGGCAGCTACCATCTCCAGCCCAACAACTCGCCGTGGTGGggagctgccgctgccgctgccagcAACACCAACGCCATGTCAGTCTTCCATCACCAGCATCATCATCAGCTCCAGCAAGAAGAGCAGCCGCAGCACAGCTTTTACGGCAGCGGCAACCACCAGCAGATGATGATGATGCCCGTCCAGGACGCCGGCACCTCCCTGGAGCTCACTCTCCGTGCCCCTTACATGTGA
- the LOC123054791 gene encoding U11/U12 small nuclear ribonucleoprotein 25 kDa protein isoform X1, which yields MDSAGASKAEEEVAAYQSSEAKQARLQSMLAALLDDPILADVPRKPSLADVDTLINLELGSAMRVTVVKLDNTSFDVAVLNTATLKDLKLAIRKKITEIEQGQMGHRHISWKHIWENYCLTHQSEKLIDDNSALSSYDIRNNSKVCFSPHVMSRVHQKHSRRRKHRFFHGLSRRM from the exons ATGGACTCGGCGGGAGCGTCGaaggccgaggaggaggtggccgctTACCAGAGCAGCGAGGCCAAGCAGGCGAGGCTGCAGTCCATGCTCGCGGCGCTCCTCGACGACCCCATTCTGGCCGACGTCCCGAGGAAGCCCTCGCTGGCGGACGTGGACACGCTCATCAACCTCGAGCTCGGCAGCGCCATGAGGGTGACCGTCGTCAAGCTGGACAACACCTCGTTCG ACGTCGCGGTGTTGAACACGGCTACGCTCAAGGATTTGAAGCTGGCTATCAGGAAGAAGATAACTGAGATAGAGCAAGGCCAGATGGGCCATCGTCACATCTCATG GAAGCATATTTGGGAGAACTACTGCCTGACACATCAGAGTGAGAAGTTGATAGATGACAATTCTGCACTTTCTTCTTACGACATTCGTAATAATTCCAAG GTTTGTTTCTCACCGCACGTCATGTCGAGGGTGCATCAGAAGCATTCTAGGAGAAGAAAACACCGTTTCTTCCACGGGCTTAGCAGGAGGATGTGA